In Corvus moneduloides isolate bCorMon1 chromosome 12, bCorMon1.pri, whole genome shotgun sequence, the following proteins share a genomic window:
- the NUTF2 gene encoding nuclear transport factor 2, whose protein sequence is MGDKPIWEQIGSSFVQHYYQLFDADRTQLGAIYIDASCLTWEGQQFQGKAAIVEKLTSLPFQKIQHSITAQDHQPTPDSCILSMVVGQLKADEDPIMGFHQIFLLKNINDAWVCTNDMFRLALHNFG, encoded by the exons ATGGGAGACAAGCCTATCTGGGAGCAGATTGGATCCAGCTTTGTACAACATTACTACCAGCTTTTTGATGCAGACAGGACTCAGTTAGGAGCAATATAT attGATGCATCATGCCTTACGTGGGAAGGACAGCAGTTCCAGGGCAAAGCAGCCATCGTTGAAAAACTCACT AGCCTCCCTTTCCAAAAGATACAACACAGCATCACAGCACAAGACCACCAACCTACACCTGATAGCTGTATACTCAGTATGGTAGTGGGACAGCTTAAG GCTGATGAAGATCCTATCATGGGATTCCACCAGATATTTCTATTAAAGAACATCAACGATGCCTGGGTTTGCACCAATGACATGTTCAGGCTAGCATTGCACAACTTCGGCTGA